The following proteins come from a genomic window of Helicobacter canadensis MIT 98-5491:
- the hemB gene encoding porphobilinogen synthase, translated as MFKRLRRMRLNPNIREMLTQTTLHKKDFIYPLFITHGKNIKNPIESMPDVFQLSIDEALKECEVLQNLGIFSIILFGIPKIKDSIGSEALSPEGIIAQATRAIKEKFPNMLVCVDLCFCEYTDHGHCGILNPKLNSVDNDLTLEILNQQALILAQSGADLIAPSAMMDGMIESLRTALDSNGFNHIPLMSYSTKFASGYYGPFRDVAQSTPSFGDRKSYQQNPANRREAILESLEDEAQGADILMVKPALAYLDIVRDIREQTLLPLAIYNVSGEYAMLKFAQKAGIIDYERVLLETMISFKRAGADIIITYHAKEIANLI; from the coding sequence ATGTTCAAGCGATTAAGACGTATGCGATTAAACCCAAACATTCGAGAAATGCTAACACAAACCACCCTGCATAAAAAAGATTTTATCTATCCACTTTTTATTACACATGGCAAAAATATTAAAAATCCAATAGAATCAATGCCTGATGTTTTTCAACTTAGCATTGATGAAGCCCTAAAAGAATGTGAGGTTTTACAAAATCTTGGAATTTTTTCAATCATTCTTTTTGGGATTCCAAAAATCAAAGATAGCATCGGTAGCGAAGCCCTAAGCCCAGAAGGGATTATCGCTCAAGCCACAAGAGCCATCAAAGAAAAATTTCCTAATATGCTAGTGTGTGTTGATTTGTGTTTTTGTGAATACACTGATCACGGACATTGTGGAATCTTAAACCCTAAACTTAATTCTGTTGATAATGATTTAACCCTAGAAATTCTCAATCAACAAGCCTTGATTCTAGCCCAAAGTGGTGCGGATCTAATCGCACCTAGTGCAATGATGGATGGAATGATAGAAAGTTTGCGAACTGCACTTGATTCTAATGGCTTTAATCACATTCCCTTAATGAGTTATTCCACAAAATTTGCAAGTGGCTATTATGGACCTTTTAGAGATGTAGCCCAAAGCACTCCAAGTTTTGGTGATCGAAAAAGCTATCAACAAAACCCTGCAAATCGACGCGAAGCGATTTTAGAAAGCCTAGAAGATGAAGCACAAGGTGCGGATATTTTAATGGTTAAACCTGCCCTAGCCTATTTGGATATTGTTAGAGATATTAGAGAGCAAACCTTGCTACCTTTAGCAATTTATAATGTAAGCGGCGAATACGCTATGCTAAAGTTTGCACAAAAAGCGGGAATTATAGACTATGAACGCGTTTTATTAGAAACAATGATTAGCTTTAAACGCGCTGGAGCAGATATTATCATCACCTATCACGCCAAAGAAATCGCTAATCTAATCTAA
- a CDS encoding bifunctional anthranilate synthase component II/anthranilate phosphoribosyltransferase codes for MILLIDNYDSFTYNIYQAFSRFNYPIKVLRNDQTSLEEIQSLNPSYIIIGPGPKSPKDAGISVQIVQHFKGIYPILGICLGHQAILSAFGVEIKNAKNIVHGKVEPLIHNAKGIFRHISQKTPIARYHSLVGKKEEIPDCFLISGMSEDGEVMAVEHRQYHLVGLQFHPESIGTKEGIKMLLNFLHYTREPIPTKDYLKKVLHQKSLNFQESYNLMDELTEGNLSDAQIGSILTSLEIKGIDEYELAGFASVLKKKAVKLNLKDNFNIRFDMVGTGGSEAKTFNVSTTAALLLATQAQKSNFGIIKHGNRAVTSKSGSADLLNALGINVTMDFSNVKTIYENLHITFLFAQKFHSAMRFAANARSSLGFKTAFNLIGPLSNPSPITHQLIGVFDKSYTEIMAKALAILGVKRAMVVSGLDGYDEISLCAPTQITELQNGSIKTYIFNPIEVGLDFVNHSLLQGGDSQENLQITLDIFNAKPSPKLDLVALNMGAALYLCNQAESIKEGFFKAKEIIQSKEIFPLLESFKTLSNQRPIKD; via the coding sequence ATGATTCTCCTTATTGATAATTACGATTCTTTTACTTATAATATCTATCAGGCTTTTAGTCGCTTTAACTATCCCATTAAAGTTTTAAGAAATGATCAAACTAGCCTAGAAGAAATCCAATCACTTAACCCAAGCTACATCATTATAGGACCTGGTCCAAAATCCCCAAAAGATGCAGGAATTAGTGTCCAAATTGTGCAACACTTTAAAGGAATCTATCCAATTTTAGGAATCTGTCTTGGACACCAAGCTATCCTAAGTGCTTTTGGAGTTGAAATCAAAAATGCCAAAAATATTGTGCATGGAAAAGTTGAACCACTCATTCACAATGCCAAAGGAATCTTCCGCCATATTAGCCAAAAAACTCCCATTGCGCGTTATCATTCTCTTGTGGGAAAAAAAGAAGAGATTCCAGATTGTTTTTTAATTAGCGGAATGAGTGAAGATGGTGAAGTTATGGCGGTTGAACACAGGCAATATCATCTTGTAGGATTGCAATTCCACCCAGAATCCATTGGCACAAAAGAAGGCATTAAAATGCTACTTAATTTCTTGCATTACACAAGAGAGCCAATCCCCACAAAAGACTATCTCAAAAAAGTCCTTCACCAAAAATCCCTTAATTTCCAAGAAAGCTATAATCTAATGGATGAACTCACTGAAGGCAACTTAAGTGATGCACAAATTGGAAGTATTTTAACTAGCCTAGAAATCAAAGGCATTGATGAATATGAATTAGCAGGTTTTGCATCTGTGCTTAAAAAGAAAGCAGTTAAACTCAACTTAAAAGATAATTTTAACATTCGTTTTGATATGGTTGGCACAGGTGGAAGCGAAGCAAAAACTTTTAATGTCTCCACAACAGCTGCTCTACTTCTTGCCACACAAGCCCAAAAATCAAACTTTGGAATCATTAAGCACGGCAATAGAGCCGTTACTTCTAAAAGTGGGTCGGCTGATTTATTAAATGCACTTGGCATTAATGTAACTATGGATTTTAGTAATGTTAAAACCATTTATGAAAATCTCCACATTACCTTTTTATTTGCCCAAAAATTCCATTCTGCAATGCGTTTTGCAGCCAATGCTCGCTCCTCACTTGGCTTTAAGACTGCCTTTAATCTCATAGGTCCCCTAAGCAATCCAAGCCCAATAACCCACCAACTTATTGGTGTTTTTGATAAATCTTACACCGAAATTATGGCAAAAGCTTTAGCAATTCTAGGCGTGAAACGAGCAATGGTTGTGAGCGGACTTGATGGTTATGATGAAATCTCACTTTGTGCGCCAACACAAATTACAGAATTACAAAATGGAAGCATTAAAACCTATATTTTTAACCCCATTGAAGTGGGATTAGACTTTGTCAATCATTCACTCTTACAAGGCGGAGATAGCCAAGAAAATTTACAAATCACACTTGATATTTTTAATGCCAAACCCTCTCCCAAACTTGATTTAGTTGCTTTAAATATGGGTGCTGCCTTATATCTTTGCAATCAAGCCGAAAGTATCAAAGAAGGTTTTTTTAAAGCTAAAGAAATCATTCAAAGCAAAGAAATTTTTCCCCTTCTAGAATCCTTTAAAACCCTAAGCAATCAACGCCCAATAAAGGATTAA
- the trpB gene encoding tryptophan synthase subunit beta — MAEKIFLKSKKGFFGENKGDFHAFGGQYVPEILYPALEELEKAYKKLLFSKGFQKEFKELLKEFVGRPTPLIYAKNASKILQNQIYLKFEGLANTGAHKINNAIGQVLLAKKMGKTRIIAETGAGQHGLAVSAACAKLGLECVVFMGSRDVKRQFPNVFNMQLLGAKVIGVESGSQTLKDAVNEALREWSKDSKNTFYVLGSALGPYPYPDIVREFQSVISKELKTQTKQFFKGNPDIMVACVGGGSNAMGFFRHYLEDREVTLVGIEAGGMSKEKGKNAIRMGNANAHLGIVQGYKSYFLSDNYGNLLETYSISAGLDYAGIGPQLAHLKEIGRVEFSSSSDKEALEALEFFARNEGIIAALESSHALAGALSIAKKVKNKKILVNVSGRGDKDIFITAKALQKDRWSEFLANEIAEMRGQ; from the coding sequence ATGGCAGAAAAAATATTTTTAAAATCAAAAAAAGGTTTTTTTGGAGAGAATAAGGGTGATTTCCACGCTTTTGGTGGGCAGTATGTGCCAGAAATTTTGTATCCAGCATTAGAAGAATTAGAAAAAGCTTATAAAAAACTTTTGTTTTCTAAGGGATTTCAAAAGGAATTTAAAGAACTTTTAAAAGAATTTGTAGGTCGTCCAACGCCCCTAATTTATGCAAAAAATGCTAGTAAGATTCTGCAAAATCAGATTTATTTAAAGTTTGAAGGTTTAGCAAATACAGGTGCGCATAAGATTAATAACGCTATAGGGCAAGTGCTTTTGGCTAAAAAAATGGGTAAAACAAGAATCATCGCAGAAACAGGTGCAGGTCAGCACGGACTTGCAGTGAGTGCAGCGTGTGCAAAGCTTGGCTTAGAATGTGTAGTTTTTATGGGAAGTAGGGATGTGAAACGACAATTTCCTAATGTGTTTAATATGCAACTTTTGGGTGCTAAAGTGATCGGCGTAGAGAGTGGATCACAAACGCTTAAAGATGCTGTTAATGAAGCCTTAAGAGAATGGAGTAAAGATAGCAAAAATACTTTTTATGTGCTTGGAAGTGCATTAGGACCTTATCCTTATCCAGATATTGTTAGAGAATTTCAAAGCGTGATTAGCAAGGAGCTAAAAACTCAAACGAAGCAGTTTTTTAAAGGTAATCCCGATATTATGGTGGCTTGTGTTGGAGGTGGAAGTAATGCAATGGGATTTTTTAGGCATTATTTAGAGGATCGAGAAGTTACTTTGGTAGGAATTGAAGCAGGGGGAATGAGTAAGGAAAAGGGGAAAAATGCCATAAGAATGGGGAATGCAAATGCACATCTTGGAATCGTTCAAGGCTATAAAAGCTATTTTTTAAGCGATAATTATGGTAATCTTTTAGAGACTTATTCAATTTCAGCAGGGCTTGATTACGCAGGAATTGGTCCTCAACTTGCACATTTAAAAGAAATAGGGCGTGTTGAATTTAGCTCTAGTAGCGATAAGGAAGCTTTAGAAGCCTTGGAGTTTTTTGCTAGAAACGAAGGGATTATAGCGGCTTTAGAATCAAGTCACGCTTTAGCAGGAGCTTTGAGCATTGCTAAAAAAGTCAAGAATAAAAAGATTTTAGTAAATGTTTCAGGGAGAGGGGATAAGGATATTTTTATTACCGCAAAAGCCTTGCAAAAAGATCGTTGGAGTGAGTTTTTGGCAAATGAGATTGCAGAGATGAGAGGGCAATAA
- the trpA gene encoding tryptophan synthase subunit alpha: MKKENIKLMGHIVASFPSFGESLEAALGIARGGAEYLEVQFPFSDPNADGVVIASACEESLKNGFNTDLGFEFLQRLNEAFKQRDIQTKILIMTYGNILFAYGIEKFLKKAKECGVFGLIVPDLSLQNDERLFELSKKHGLENIALIAPYTDAKRMEKLDGATGSLIYVIARNGITGDGTSIDSTLLEYIKRVKKHTTKPIALGFGIHSREQIDALRGIVPIVVVGSAFVRMIAQSAEQKVNLQDKLYHFTRDLIGITL; encoded by the coding sequence ATGAAAAAAGAAAACATTAAACTAATGGGGCATATTGTTGCTTCATTCCCTAGTTTTGGTGAGAGTTTAGAAGCAGCACTTGGAATCGCACGAGGTGGAGCGGAGTATTTAGAAGTGCAGTTTCCCTTTTCTGATCCTAATGCTGATGGTGTTGTGATTGCGAGTGCTTGTGAAGAATCGTTAAAAAATGGATTTAATACAGATTTGGGATTTGAGTTTTTGCAAAGGCTTAATGAAGCCTTTAAGCAAAGGGATATTCAAACAAAGATTTTAATTATGACTTATGGTAATATTTTGTTTGCCTATGGTATTGAAAAATTTCTTAAAAAAGCCAAAGAATGCGGAGTTTTTGGGCTTATTGTGCCAGATTTATCTTTGCAGAATGATGAGAGACTTTTTGAATTAAGCAAAAAGCACGGGTTAGAGAATATTGCACTTATTGCACCTTATACTGATGCAAAGCGAATGGAGAAGCTTGATGGGGCAACAGGGAGTTTAATTTATGTTATTGCAAGAAATGGCATTACAGGTGATGGGACATCAATTGATTCTACTCTTTTAGAATATATAAAGAGAGTGAAAAAACATACAACAAAGCCTATTGCATTGGGATTTGGAATTCATAGTAGAGAGCAAATTGATGCTTTGCGTGGGATTGTGCCAATCGTGGTTGTGGGGAGTGCGTTTGTGAGAATGATTGCTCAAAGTGCTGAACAAAAAGTGAATTTGCAAGATAAGCTTTA
- a CDS encoding CiaD-like domain-containing protein, producing MELKEAILQTLAEIDTNTDSTISPEEKPERDALLDIIATEETKKESPTTPASYERKIQKLDLKNNEELKQLLIKYYSEEEKFLNNLQDRILVLFEGLQSPNNRNIEEKVDMILNFLEFTLAIIDEKKNQK from the coding sequence ATGGAATTAAAAGAAGCGATTTTACAAACCCTAGCAGAAATTGACACAAATACAGACTCCACAATTTCACCTGAAGAAAAACCCGAAAGAGATGCTCTTTTAGACATCATAGCCACTGAAGAAACAAAAAAAGAATCACCCACAACTCCTGCTTCTTATGAAAGAAAAATCCAAAAACTTGATTTAAAAAACAATGAAGAATTAAAGCAACTTCTTATCAAATATTATTCTGAAGAAGAAAAATTTTTAAATAACCTTCAAGATAGAATTCTTGTTTTGTTTGAAGGATTGCAATCACCAAACAACCGAAATATTGAGGAAAAAGTTGATATGATACTCAACTTTTTAGAATTCACTTTAGCCATTATTGATGAAAAAAAGAATCAAAAATGA
- a CDS encoding ArsS family sensor histidine kinase, protein MNKNSIIVKITILFLIAIVGLSAFSYYFIREEINKKAYENQLKYTQFLATINQLVRFGGNIALIEKYLNELGLVQIDNPEFLSHFQNHITPNFSQGVIAKIIKEKKGIYLFLQTPNGWRVYGDIHFDRLFNYYIITLIAFIIVVFLFVLVIRSLLPLKTLQKEIRKFANGQTDIRCKIDQNDEIGELAQEFDNAVKKINALNQSRHLFLRSIMHELKTPITKGRITAEMIDNALYKERLCSVFERLNSLINEFAKIEELSSRNYCLNKCNISLKAVLDKVFEMLLLDKEQISTLFIFPKEECFLYADFEMIALVIKNLIDNAIKYKTQGQIEIYIQDKNLGIKNYGMPLPYSLQDHSKPFFKDSKSNTSGLGLGIYIIKSTLESQGLELEYFYKENQNNFIVKGVISHKTLKG, encoded by the coding sequence ATGAATAAAAACTCAATCATCGTAAAAATTACTATTCTTTTTTTGATTGCCATTGTTGGCTTGAGTGCTTTTTCTTATTATTTTATCCGCGAAGAAATCAATAAAAAAGCCTATGAAAACCAGCTCAAATACACGCAATTCTTAGCTACTATTAATCAACTCGTGCGTTTTGGGGGAAACATTGCTTTGATTGAAAAATATCTTAATGAATTAGGCTTAGTCCAAATTGATAATCCAGAATTTCTAAGCCATTTTCAAAACCATATTACACCCAACTTTAGCCAAGGAGTGATTGCAAAAATTATCAAAGAAAAAAAAGGAATTTATCTATTTTTACAAACCCCAAATGGTTGGCGTGTTTATGGAGACATTCATTTTGATAGACTTTTTAACTACTATATTATTACTCTCATTGCTTTTATTATTGTGGTTTTTCTCTTTGTGCTTGTCATTCGTAGCCTCTTACCGCTTAAAACACTCCAAAAGGAGATTAGAAAATTTGCCAATGGGCAAACAGACATTCGCTGCAAAATTGATCAAAACGATGAAATTGGAGAATTAGCACAAGAATTTGATAATGCCGTTAAAAAAATTAATGCCCTAAATCAATCCAGACATCTTTTTTTGCGTTCCATTATGCACGAGCTAAAAACTCCTATCACCAAAGGAAGAATCACGGCTGAAATGATTGACAATGCACTTTACAAAGAGCGTTTATGTTCGGTGTTTGAGCGACTAAATTCGCTCATTAATGAATTTGCAAAGATTGAGGAATTAAGCTCACGCAATTATTGTCTTAATAAGTGCAATATTTCTCTTAAAGCGGTTTTGGATAAAGTTTTTGAAATGCTACTTTTGGATAAAGAGCAAATTTCCACACTTTTTATCTTCCCCAAAGAAGAATGCTTTTTGTATGCGGATTTTGAAATGATTGCTTTGGTGATTAAAAATCTCATTGACAATGCTATCAAATATAAAACACAAGGACAAATTGAAATTTATATTCAAGATAAAAATTTAGGAATCAAAAACTATGGAATGCCGCTGCCTTATAGTTTGCAAGATCACTCCAAGCCTTTCTTTAAAGATTCTAAATCCAATACAAGCGGCTTAGGACTTGGAATCTATATTATTAAAAGCACCCTAGAATCACAAGGCTTAGAATTAGAATATTTTTACAAAGAAAATCAGAATAATTTTATAGTAAAAGGAGTAATATCCCATAAAACTTTAAAAGGATAA
- a CDS encoding anthranilate synthase component I family protein yields MFKFLNLNQKGYDSALEFCKIPASKLTPLMLCETFNAPVLLESAFLKSGKGRFSILILEEAFRVTKDNQETSLLFLDSKHILPKRPFLETLESLRKLAPNPNDSQLNSTLPSDLPLPLGGVGYLGYEFFSEIESLSFNNPPLYDCYDNAFIFGRDFAIFDHFYESLYLISVAYDQETQSHNLKNRLDKLIQKLENIQQKQESPQNYHSKVISSDKQSYYTHMVTFLKDEIYKGNLLQCVPSQSMQIQSDLPPLRAYQNLRTNNPSPYMYYYNFGHFQIIGSSPEVLVKVEKIDDKKAKITLRPIAGTRKRGNNQIQDLQLEEELKNNPKENAEHLMLLDLGRNDIGKVAIGGSVEVTQEKVIEKYARVMHLVSEVEGIMDLQIHNKNDAILATFPAGTVSGAPKIQAIKTIESLEEHKRAIYSGAIGYFTQDGDMNFAIAIRTAVYQKGIYYLQAGAGIVYDSIPKEEYLETKNKMLSLVEAIMGENNAN; encoded by the coding sequence ATGTTTAAGTTTTTAAATCTCAATCAAAAAGGCTATGATTCGGCTTTGGAATTCTGCAAGATTCCGGCTTCTAAGCTTACACCTTTAATGCTTTGTGAAACTTTCAATGCTCCTGTATTGCTTGAATCGGCATTTTTAAAAAGTGGAAAAGGACGCTTCTCTATTCTTATTTTAGAAGAAGCTTTTAGAGTTACAAAAGATAATCAAGAAACCTCCTTGCTTTTTTTGGATTCTAAACACATTCTCCCCAAACGACCCTTTTTAGAAACCTTAGAATCTTTAAGAAAACTTGCTCCAAATCCAAATGATTCTCAACTTAATTCCACCCTGCCTAGCGATTTACCTTTACCGCTTGGAGGAGTGGGATATTTGGGATATGAATTTTTTAGCGAGATTGAATCGCTTAGCTTTAATAATCCCCCCCTTTATGATTGCTATGACAATGCCTTTATTTTTGGGCGTGATTTTGCTATTTTTGATCACTTTTATGAATCGCTTTATCTCATTAGTGTCGCCTATGACCAAGAGACACAATCCCATAACCTAAAAAATCGTCTTGATAAACTTATCCAAAAGTTAGAAAATATTCAACAAAAACAAGAATCTCCGCAAAATTATCATTCAAAGGTTATTTCTAGCGATAAGCAATCCTATTACACTCATATGGTTACCTTCCTTAAAGATGAAATCTATAAAGGCAATCTTTTGCAATGTGTCCCAAGCCAAAGTATGCAAATACAAAGCGACTTACCGCCGTTAAGAGCCTATCAAAATTTACGCACCAACAATCCAAGCCCTTATATGTATTATTACAATTTTGGGCATTTTCAAATTATTGGTAGCTCCCCTGAAGTGTTAGTTAAAGTTGAAAAAATTGATGATAAAAAAGCCAAAATCACTCTTCGCCCTATAGCTGGAACTCGCAAAAGAGGAAACAATCAGATTCAAGATTTGCAATTAGAAGAAGAATTAAAAAATAATCCAAAAGAAAATGCTGAACATTTGATGCTCTTAGACTTAGGGCGTAATGATATTGGAAAGGTTGCAATAGGTGGCAGCGTGGAAGTTACTCAAGAAAAAGTGATCGAAAAATACGCTAGGGTAATGCACCTTGTCTCTGAAGTAGAGGGTATAATGGATTTACAAATCCATAATAAAAATGATGCTATTTTAGCAACATTTCCTGCTGGAACTGTGAGTGGAGCACCTAAGATTCAAGCTATAAAAACCATCGAATCTTTAGAAGAACATAAAAGAGCCATTTATTCTGGAGCCATTGGATATTTTACACAAGATGGCGATATGAATTTTGCAATCGCTATCCGCACTGCAGTCTATCAAAAAGGCATTTATTATCTCCAAGCTGGTGCAGGGATTGTTTATGATTCTATCCCAAAAGAAGAATACCTAGAAACCAAAAATAAAATGCTATCCTTAGTGGAAGCCATTATGGGAGAAAATAATGCAAACTAA
- a CDS encoding response regulator transcription factor — MLEILMIEDDLELATILSEYLKAHNINATNYDEPYTGMSAINTRHFDLLLLDLTLPNLDGLEVCKKVAKEKRIPIIISSARHDVDDRVLGLEYGADDYIPKPYDPKELVARIHSVLRRYKTIEKPDSTEIICPPFRLNKSSREIFLNNTPLDLTKAEYEILSFMIENKNQALTRDSIAAHSDSISPDSTNKSIDVIIGRLRSKIEKEGKKYIFSIRGIGYKFQTKDNE; from the coding sequence ATGCTAGAAATTTTAATGATTGAGGATGACTTGGAATTAGCAACCATTCTTAGCGAATACCTCAAAGCCCATAATATTAATGCAACAAACTATGATGAACCCTATACGGGTATGAGTGCAATTAATACTCGACATTTTGACCTCCTTCTTTTAGATTTAACACTCCCAAACTTAGATGGGCTTGAGGTTTGCAAGAAAGTCGCTAAAGAAAAGCGCATCCCCATTATTATCTCTTCTGCTAGACACGATGTTGATGATCGAGTATTAGGATTAGAATATGGTGCTGATGATTACATTCCAAAACCCTATGATCCCAAAGAACTTGTAGCTAGAATCCATAGTGTTTTACGCCGATATAAAACGATTGAGAAACCTGATTCTACTGAAATTATTTGCCCCCCTTTTCGACTGAATAAAAGTAGTCGAGAAATTTTTCTAAACAATACACCACTAGATTTAACCAAAGCAGAATACGAAATCCTAAGTTTTATGATAGAAAACAAAAACCAAGCCCTAACGCGTGATTCTATCGCAGCTCATTCTGATTCAATTAGCCCAGATAGCACCAATAAAAGCATTGATGTCATCATTGGTAGATTACGATCTAAAATTGAAAAAGAAGGTAAAAAATATATTTTTTCAATCCGTGGAATCGGCTATAAATTCCAAACTAAAGATAATGAATAA
- a CDS encoding bifunctional indole-3-glycerol phosphate synthase/phosphoribosylanthranilate isomerase, with protein sequence MIPTILKKILQTKAKYPILKATRTTKLTPPKFSFPFLIAEIKRASPSAGDIGAINSPKDLAQSYLNGGASAISVLCEKDFFKGDLEDLRATKLSHENSTILRKDFITELDQIQESYDFGADMVLLIAAVFIGDDNENGGFARLKQLYEESLKLGLTPLIEVHNAKEVDFITPLQATLIGINSRDLHTFSINKIQAYNLLDCIQKTNPQSKIIFESSIECSFDGFVVGNIGFDGILCGSYLVRDSAPTQTLKCLKDSIISGKQSPNTFYRNVFKLLDSKQGFLKICGITSSEDALMCAKALESNLNSPLEKIAALGFILAKDSPRFTSPKTIKEIAKALQAHPKILKIAVVKDDQEMMQIAINLYKEGIIDALQLHGVSQKSFGGVDLKNANFAFYEAWNIEKPEDLGDFISPFVLLDSKSTLGGGSGKNIAPKTLESLQEKTNHYLCVAGGVGISNIQDLRKIGVKMFDVNSSLESSIGKKDQQKISEFLKIFTS encoded by the coding sequence ATGATTCCAACTATTCTTAAAAAGATTCTCCAAACAAAAGCCAAATACCCTATTTTGAAGGCTACAAGAACAACTAAACTCACTCCCCCAAAGTTTAGCTTTCCTTTTTTGATTGCCGAGATTAAAAGAGCTAGCCCTTCAGCTGGAGATATTGGAGCGATAAACAGCCCCAAAGATCTAGCCCAAAGCTATCTTAATGGTGGAGCTAGTGCGATTTCTGTCTTATGTGAAAAAGATTTCTTTAAAGGTGATTTAGAAGATCTAAGAGCAACCAAACTAAGTCACGAAAATTCCACGATATTACGCAAAGACTTTATCACAGAACTTGATCAGATTCAAGAATCTTATGATTTTGGTGCAGATATGGTGCTTTTAATCGCCGCTGTTTTTATCGGAGATGATAATGAAAATGGTGGCTTTGCAAGACTTAAGCAACTTTATGAAGAATCATTAAAACTTGGCTTAACCCCCTTAATAGAAGTTCATAATGCCAAAGAAGTTGATTTTATCACTCCACTTCAAGCAACTCTTATTGGCATTAACTCACGCGATTTACACACTTTTAGTATTAATAAAATCCAAGCTTACAATCTCTTAGATTGCATTCAAAAGACAAATCCACAAAGCAAAATTATCTTTGAATCTTCCATTGAATGCAGTTTTGATGGCTTTGTAGTAGGAAATATTGGCTTTGATGGAATCTTATGTGGCAGTTATCTTGTGCGTGATTCTGCACCTACACAAACCCTAAAATGCCTAAAAGATTCAATCATTAGTGGAAAACAATCGCCCAATACTTTTTATCGCAATGTTTTTAAACTCCTTGATTCCAAGCAAGGCTTTTTAAAAATCTGTGGAATCACCTCTAGCGAAGATGCACTAATGTGTGCTAAAGCTCTAGAATCAAACCTAAATTCGCCCCTAGAAAAAATTGCAGCGCTAGGATTTATTTTAGCTAAAGATTCTCCACGATTTACTAGCCCAAAAACCATAAAAGAAATCGCTAAAGCCCTACAAGCTCATCCAAAAATCCTTAAAATCGCCGTGGTTAAAGATGATCAAGAAATGATGCAAATAGCTATCAATCTCTATAAAGAAGGCATTATTGATGCTTTGCAACTCCACGGAGTAAGCCAAAAAAGCTTTGGTGGTGTGGATTTAAAAAATGCAAATTTTGCCTTTTATGAAGCTTGGAATATAGAGAAACCAGAGGATTTAGGAGATTTTATAAGCCCTTTTGTCCTATTAGATTCTAAAAGCACTCTAGGAGGTGGAAGTGGCAAAAATATCGCACCAAAAACCCTAGAATCACTCCAAGAAAAAACCAATCATTATCTCTGTGTCGCAGGTGGGGTAGGAATCTCAAATATTCAAGATTTAAGGAAAATTGGAGTTAAAATGTTTGATGTCAATTCAAGCTTAGAATCCTCAATAGGCAAAAAAGATCAACAAAAAATCTCTGAATTTTTAAAAATTTTTACATCTTAA